A single window of Synechococcus sp. C9 DNA harbors:
- a CDS encoding cellulose synthase catalytic subunit: MIQLRRLIGSPPLPTPGFPWWALGMALLAGWGVIQLLNLILPPTWLAVPVTEPLSLWGIALTITGVCWAITRLYPRPGTWSRLILLAILLVLAGRYLLWRVLGTLRWESWGLAMFSLAFLALEVLSSAGGWIQLFLMAQTRDRRAEADVYSVAVTAGKYRPTVDILIPTYNEPAFILKRTILGCQALDYEPKRIYLLDDTRRPEIRTLAQELGCEYLTRPDNRHAKAGNLNHALPLTQGELVAVFDADFIPTRNFLTRTVGFFQNSQVALVQTPQTFYNPDPVAHNLGLSGVLTPEEEIFYRQIQPMRDGVQGVICSGTSLVVRRAPLEAIGGFVTTSLSEDYFTGVELAARGYEVIYLQEKLSAGLAAENMAAHISQRLRWAQGTVQGLFIPSNPLTIPGLNVKQRLAHLEGLLNWFTAWARVGFLLIPVLVALFNTLPFRATSAELLYYFLPYYLAQFIVYPWLNGRSRSLLTADLYVLTTCWPVSVAVWQTLVRPFGRGFRVTPKGLSNSQFTVNWPLITPLLVFLGLNFACFVWFMLTQGWQWVWVWSIYNLIMLCLACLALVDAPQASPYPWFPLQKLVQFRQGERTAWGVTEQMSELGATVTLTQGRLTREPVTVTLPEVGLTLTAQPHHQEAGRVTLAWTNLTLEQERRLIPLLFCRPGQWQERQVPGEWRSLGWLLQSLVRWPLRAQLRDRVPAHRLR; the protein is encoded by the coding sequence ATGATTCAGCTTCGCCGGTTGATTGGGTCGCCCCCTTTGCCCACGCCTGGTTTCCCTTGGTGGGCGCTGGGAATGGCTCTGCTGGCGGGCTGGGGCGTGATCCAACTTTTGAACCTCATCCTGCCCCCGACCTGGCTGGCGGTGCCCGTGACGGAACCCTTGTCCCTGTGGGGGATCGCCCTCACCATTACCGGGGTGTGCTGGGCAATTACCCGCCTCTATCCCCGACCGGGCACTTGGTCACGCCTGATTCTGCTGGCAATCCTGCTGGTGTTGGCGGGGCGGTATCTGCTCTGGCGGGTGTTGGGCACCCTGCGCTGGGAATCCTGGGGGTTGGCAATGTTTTCCCTGGCGTTTCTGGCGCTGGAGGTGCTGAGTTCCGCCGGGGGCTGGATTCAGTTATTTTTGATGGCGCAAACCCGTGACCGGCGCGCCGAAGCGGATGTGTACAGTGTAGCGGTGACCGCAGGCAAATACCGTCCCACCGTTGATATTCTCATCCCTACCTACAATGAACCGGCGTTTATCCTGAAACGGACGATTTTGGGGTGTCAAGCCCTGGATTATGAACCGAAACGGATTTACCTGCTCGACGATACCCGTCGCCCGGAGATACGGACACTGGCGCAGGAATTGGGGTGCGAATACCTGACCCGCCCGGATAACCGCCATGCCAAAGCGGGGAATTTGAACCATGCCCTGCCCCTGACCCAAGGGGAATTGGTTGCTGTATTTGATGCGGACTTTATCCCCACCCGCAATTTTCTCACCCGCACGGTGGGGTTTTTCCAAAATTCCCAGGTGGCACTGGTGCAAACCCCCCAGACGTTTTACAACCCTGACCCGGTGGCGCACAATTTGGGACTGAGTGGGGTGCTGACCCCGGAGGAGGAGATTTTTTACCGACAGATTCAGCCCATGCGGGACGGGGTACAGGGGGTGATCTGCTCCGGGACATCCCTGGTGGTACGGCGGGCACCCCTGGAGGCCATCGGTGGGTTCGTCACTACCTCCCTGAGTGAGGACTATTTCACGGGGGTCGAGTTGGCGGCACGGGGGTATGAGGTGATTTACCTGCAAGAGAAACTCAGTGCTGGCTTAGCGGCTGAGAATATGGCCGCCCATATCAGCCAACGTCTGCGCTGGGCCCAGGGGACGGTGCAGGGCTTATTCATCCCCAGTAATCCCCTCACCATTCCGGGCTTAAATGTCAAACAGCGGTTAGCCCACTTGGAAGGCTTGTTAAATTGGTTTACTGCCTGGGCACGGGTAGGTTTTTTGTTGATCCCTGTCCTGGTTGCTCTGTTCAACACCCTACCATTTCGGGCAACATCTGCAGAACTTTTGTATTATTTTTTGCCCTATTATTTAGCCCAATTTATCGTTTATCCTTGGCTCAATGGCCGTAGCCGCTCCCTTCTCACAGCCGATTTGTACGTGTTGACCACCTGCTGGCCGGTAAGTGTGGCGGTATGGCAAACCCTAGTGCGCCCCTTTGGTCGGGGGTTTCGGGTCACCCCCAAGGGCTTGAGCAATTCCCAATTTACGGTGAATTGGCCGTTGATCACCCCCCTGCTGGTGTTTTTGGGGCTGAATTTCGCCTGCTTTGTGTGGTTCATGCTCACCCAGGGCTGGCAATGGGTCTGGGTCTGGAGTATTTACAATTTAATCATGTTGTGCTTGGCTTGTCTGGCTTTAGTGGATGCCCCCCAAGCCTCGCCCTATCCTTGGTTCCCCCTGCAGAAACTGGTGCAATTCCGGCAGGGAGAGCGTACCGCCTGGGGCGTGACCGAGCAGATGTCGGAACTGGGAGCCACTGTGACCCTGACCCAGGGACGATTAACCCGGGAACCCGTTACCGTGACCTTACCGGAGGTGGGGCTGACCCTCACCGCCCAACCGCACCACCAGGAGGCTGGACGGGTGACCCTCGCCTGGACAAACCTCACCCTTGAGCAGGAACGGCGGTTGATTCCCCTACTTTTTTGCCGTCCGGGACAATGGCAGGAGCGGCAGGTGCCGGGGGAATGGCGTTCTCTGGGGTGGCTGTTGCAGTCCTTAGTACGTTGGCCGTTGCGGGCACAGCTTAGGGATAGAGTCCCGGCGCATAGGCTTCGATGA
- a CDS encoding replication restart DNA helicase PriA produces the protein MPSELVRCPNCGQYAQRSLQTESGRLETECPHCDYLMILHAASGQVIEAYAPGLYP, from the coding sequence ATGCCATCAGAACTGGTTCGTTGCCCCAACTGCGGCCAATACGCCCAGCGTTCCCTCCAGACGGAGTCCGGTCGGTTGGAGACGGAATGTCCCCACTGTGATTACCTGATGATCCTCCACGCCGCCAGCGGCCAGGTCATCGAAGCCTATGCGCCGGGACTCTATCCCTAA
- a CDS encoding MlaE family lipid ABC transporter permease subunit: MFGQSWRWGQRFGSTVLLWGQVLVHLLQGRVHRRNLLTQLEVVGPESLLVVILTGSFVGMVFTIQVAREFIQFGSGDLVGGVLALALVRELAPVLTAVIVAGRVGAAFAAELGTMQVTEQIDALYMLKTDPVDYLVLPRVLACILMVPLLTVVAFVVGVTGGVMIANSMYNLSISQFMDSVQQFMDGWDMVKALIKGAIFGMLVATIGCGWGLTTTGGAKGVGQATTAAVVTGLLAIFVSDFFLSWLMFRGLETSVG, encoded by the coding sequence ATGTTTGGGCAATCCTGGCGGTGGGGGCAACGGTTTGGCAGTACGGTGTTGCTGTGGGGACAGGTGCTGGTGCATCTGCTCCAGGGGCGGGTACATCGGCGCAATCTGCTCACCCAACTGGAAGTGGTGGGTCCCGAATCCCTGCTGGTGGTGATTCTCACGGGTTCGTTTGTGGGGATGGTCTTTACGATTCAGGTGGCACGGGAATTTATCCAGTTTGGTTCCGGGGATTTGGTCGGGGGGGTGTTGGCGCTGGCGCTGGTGCGGGAGTTGGCGCCGGTGTTAACCGCTGTGATCGTGGCGGGGCGGGTGGGAGCCGCTTTTGCCGCTGAGTTGGGTACCATGCAGGTTACGGAACAGATTGATGCCCTCTATATGCTTAAAACCGACCCGGTGGATTATTTGGTTTTGCCCCGAGTGTTGGCTTGCATTTTGATGGTGCCATTACTCACTGTGGTTGCCTTTGTGGTGGGGGTTACGGGTGGAGTTATGATTGCCAATAGTATGTACAATCTTAGTATATCTCAGTTTATGGACTCGGTACAGCAATTTATGGATGGCTGGGATATGGTCAAGGCGTTGATCAAAGGGGCAATTTTTGGGATGTTGGTGGCGACCATTGGCTGTGGCTGGGGTTTGACTACTACCGGTGGGGCGAAAGGGGTGGGGCAAGCGACGACGGCGGCGGTGGTGACGGGGCTATTAGCCATTTTTGTTTCGGATTTTTTCCTATCCTGGTTGATGTTTCGGGGCTTGGAGACCTCGGTGGGCTGA
- a CDS encoding phosphoribosylanthranilate isomerase gives MEIKICGLTRVDQAVAIARLGVTAVGLVCVSNSPRYVAPAQQRALNQALADYPVWRVGVFARSPLPAIIEAVQGNGFNGVQLHGEESPADCQVLRETLPEVLLIKAIRVRSAASLGSIAAYLPWVNRVLLDAYHPHNLGGTGLAWDWQMLRNHGLNGSWWLAGGVTPENCRVAIAQTQPAGIDVSSGVEIAPGVKDLARVAQLLQEVAGH, from the coding sequence ATGGAGATAAAAATTTGTGGGTTGACCCGGGTGGATCAGGCGGTTGCCATTGCACGGCTGGGGGTAACGGCGGTGGGGCTGGTCTGTGTCTCCAACTCGCCCCGGTATGTGGCTCCTGCCCAACAACGGGCACTGAACCAAGCCCTCGCTGATTATCCGGTGTGGCGGGTGGGGGTGTTTGCCCGAAGCCCTTTGCCAGCGATCATCGAGGCGGTTCAGGGGAACGGGTTTAATGGGGTGCAATTGCATGGGGAAGAGTCCCCGGCGGATTGTCAAGTCCTGCGGGAAACTTTGCCTGAGGTTCTGCTGATCAAAGCGATTCGGGTGCGGTCTGCGGCGAGTTTAGGGTCAATTGCCGCCTATCTTCCTTGGGTGAACCGGGTGCTGTTGGATGCCTATCATCCGCACAATTTGGGGGGTACGGGGCTGGCTTGGGATTGGCAGATGTTGCGCAATCATGGGTTAAATGGGTCTTGGTGGTTAGCGGGGGGGGTCACGCCGGAAAATTGTCGGGTTGCGATTGCCCAAACCCAACCGGCTGGCATTGATGTATCGAGTGGGGTGGAAATTGCCCCTGGGGTCAAGGATTTGGCACGGGTGGCGCAACTGTTGCAGGAGGTCGCAGGGCATTAA
- a CDS encoding zinc-dependent alcohol dehydrogenase family protein, which translates to MSVMSAIVMTNPGEPEVLRHQSVPRPEIQFPHQVLVQVKAASVNPIDTKLRRRGTLLHPGQPAILGCDGSGVVVACGSQVKRFQPGQAVYYCMGGLGGMTGSYAEFIVLPETALAPKPARLSFAEAAALPLVGITAWEALFDRGQVQGGETVLVHAGAGGVGHIALQLAKYRGAKVLTTVSSLAKGQFAQDLGADGVIYYRETDFGQAVQYATQGRGVDCALDTVGGETFHQTPAAVRYYGRVVTLLQPPPTGQGWEIARQRNLTVGYTLMLTPQTANLPQEQVRQTGILEQLADLVAAGRVRVNVAQTYPLAEAATAHRHLERGGLVGKLVLLPASS; encoded by the coding sequence ATGTCTGTAATGTCGGCAATTGTCATGACCAACCCTGGAGAACCAGAGGTTTTGCGCCATCAATCGGTTCCCCGACCGGAAATTCAATTTCCCCACCAAGTACTCGTCCAGGTGAAGGCGGCGAGTGTCAACCCCATTGATACCAAACTGCGGCGACGGGGGACGCTCCTACATCCGGGGCAACCCGCCATCCTGGGGTGTGACGGCAGTGGGGTGGTGGTGGCCTGTGGTTCGCAGGTGAAACGATTTCAACCGGGTCAGGCGGTGTACTACTGCATGGGGGGACTGGGGGGCATGACCGGCAGTTATGCGGAATTTATCGTCCTGCCCGAAACCGCCCTAGCGCCCAAACCGGCACGGCTCAGTTTTGCGGAAGCGGCGGCGCTCCCCCTGGTGGGCATTACCGCTTGGGAAGCCCTGTTTGACCGGGGCCAGGTGCAAGGGGGGGAAACCGTACTGGTTCATGCCGGAGCCGGGGGGGTGGGGCATATCGCCCTGCAATTGGCTAAATATCGGGGTGCCAAAGTACTTACTACCGTCAGTTCCCTCGCCAAGGGACAGTTTGCCCAGGATTTAGGAGCCGATGGGGTGATCTACTACCGGGAAACCGACTTTGGGCAGGCAGTGCAGTACGCCACCCAAGGACGAGGGGTGGATTGTGCCCTGGATACGGTCGGGGGCGAGACCTTTCACCAAACCCCAGCGGCGGTGCGGTACTACGGACGGGTCGTGACCCTCTTGCAACCCCCACCCACGGGACAGGGATGGGAAATCGCCCGCCAGCGCAATTTGACCGTCGGCTATACCCTGATGCTCACCCCCCAAACCGCCAATTTACCCCAGGAACAGGTGCGCCAAACCGGCATTTTAGAACAACTGGCAGATTTAGTGGCGGCGGGACGGGTGCGGGTAAACGTGGCCCAGACCTACCCCCTAGCGGAAGCGGCTACGGCCCATCGCCATCTGGAACGGGGGGGATTGGTCGGCAAATTGGTTCTCCTCCCTGCTTCAAGCTAG
- a CDS encoding DUF3038 domain-containing protein, whose product MMTQSSATELDTAGVLALQLLPDPEPPLAQGLCPPVVAGKLDLLLLAIEALDRTGAELMMMVVKELELTAVIPNRVLLWQLRGANPLRRAYNRRLLTLNQARALILVLVYLAKRLTILIRQLLLAGEQLQQHGVDIRHHPRLDDYCQRFRTHFRKRMNLRRERLQIYRDDARLNLLAIDLLHQLLFCTGTCGAQRLWASLFIGEVL is encoded by the coding sequence ATGATGACCCAATCGTCCGCCACGGAACTCGATACTGCTGGGGTGCTGGCACTGCAACTCCTGCCTGACCCGGAACCTCCCCTTGCCCAGGGGCTGTGTCCGCCGGTGGTGGCGGGTAAATTGGATTTGCTGTTGCTGGCGATTGAAGCGTTGGATCGCACGGGGGCGGAACTGATGATGATGGTGGTCAAGGAGTTGGAACTCACCGCCGTAATCCCCAACCGGGTCCTGCTCTGGCAATTGCGGGGAGCCAATCCCCTGCGCCGTGCCTACAACCGCCGTTTATTGACCTTGAATCAAGCCAGGGCGTTGATTTTGGTGCTGGTGTATCTCGCCAAACGGCTTACCATTTTGATCCGGCAACTGCTGTTAGCGGGGGAACAACTGCAACAGCATGGGGTGGACATTCGCCATCACCCCCGTTTGGATGACTATTGCCAACGGTTTCGCACCCATTTTCGCAAGCGGATGAACCTGCGCCGGGAACGCCTGCAAATCTATCGGGATGATGCCCGGTTGAACCTACTGGCAATTGACCTTCTGCATCAGCTGTTGTTCTGCACCGGCACCTGTGGGGCACAACGGCTGTGGGCAAGTTTATTTATCGGTGAGGTGCTGTGA
- a CDS encoding DUF4335 domain-containing protein, whose product MSTVLREYRLPHCTLILEGFTTQAGGPLAVLIQMDCYLPGLEQPMRGGSELLEQLSQTVSEYVQNFLSYREPIPVHPAGPVALEPLSQHQHRLRVHPELLQDAREPVQLDLTTIQLFDLLEACDQGMSDPQTLPDWTLNLVPRIPRSLKISQQTLPAGVGLATLATAALALALLPTPKIEPPRELRETATQTSGEPTPTASPSPTVTPIATPTATPTPSPTITPTPSPTVALESVDASRLLIQVYEEINAAWTERITQDMSFRVGVNREGKIVNFTPLGAATGEEQLLPLEKLRQPGQVVAEFRVVFRQNGALEVSPY is encoded by the coding sequence GTGAGTACGGTTCTGCGGGAATACCGTTTACCCCATTGCACCCTGATCCTGGAGGGGTTTACCACCCAAGCCGGGGGGCCACTGGCGGTATTGATCCAGATGGATTGTTACCTGCCGGGGCTGGAGCAACCCATGCGGGGGGGCAGTGAATTACTGGAGCAGTTGTCCCAGACGGTGAGCGAGTATGTGCAGAATTTTTTGAGCTACCGGGAACCCATCCCCGTCCATCCCGCCGGGCCAGTCGCCCTGGAACCGTTGTCCCAACATCAGCATCGCCTGCGGGTACACCCGGAACTCTTGCAGGACGCAAGGGAACCGGTACAACTGGATTTGACCACCATTCAACTGTTTGACCTCTTGGAAGCCTGTGACCAGGGCATGAGCGACCCCCAAACCCTGCCGGACTGGACGCTGAACCTGGTGCCCCGCATTCCCCGGAGCCTCAAAATTTCTCAGCAGACCCTGCCTGCCGGAGTGGGGTTAGCCACCCTAGCCACTGCCGCCCTTGCCCTGGCATTATTGCCCACCCCGAAGATCGAACCCCCTCGGGAACTGCGGGAAACTGCGACTCAGACCAGTGGGGAACCAACGCCCACCGCCAGCCCTAGCCCGACTGTTACCCCGATAGCGACTCCAACGGCAACCCCCACCCCTAGTCCAACCATCACGCCGACCCCCAGCCCCACCGTCGCCTTGGAATCGGTGGATGCGAGCCGGTTACTCATCCAGGTGTACGAGGAAATCAACGCCGCCTGGACGGAGCGGATCACCCAGGACATGAGTTTCCGGGTGGGGGTCAATCGGGAGGGGAAGATTGTCAATTTCACCCCCCTGGGAGCCGCCACCGGGGAAGAACAATTGTTACCCCTAGAGAAGTTACGGCAACCGGGGCAAGTGGTTGCGGAATTTCGAGTGGTCTTTAGGCAAAATGGGGCACTGGAAGTCAGTCCTTATTAA
- a CDS encoding quinone-dependent dihydroorotate dehydrogenase, with protein MNLYPWLLRPLLFTLDPEWLHHTLIQQLHQLRNQAGLRRLVHQQFSYNHLALHQQIWGLHFPNPLGLAAGFDKDGLAWHWWSDFGFGFAELGTVTPQAQPGNPPPRLFRLPQDQGIINRMGFNNQGVAHLEQQLTGNWGSKNRQIPLGINLGKGKNTPLDQAWRDYLYGFQCLKNYGDYFVINVSSPNTPNLRDLQVQSLLKPILEALQQENQGAKPLLIKISPDLENGAIIDLLELVTTYDLAGVVATNTTITRPSLKSPHAQETGGLSGRPLTRRSTEVIHLIYQQTHGQLPIIGVGGIFSTADAWEKITAGACLLQIYTGWVYQGPGIVKAILSGLAEKLTLLNFTTMTQAVGLAHHSG; from the coding sequence ATGAATTTATACCCTTGGTTATTACGTCCGTTACTTTTTACTCTTGACCCGGAATGGCTCCATCACACCCTGATTCAACAACTGCATCAACTGAGAAACCAAGCGGGTTTAAGAAGATTAGTTCATCAGCAATTTAGTTATAATCATTTGGCATTGCATCAACAAATTTGGGGTCTGCATTTCCCTAATCCCCTGGGCTTAGCCGCTGGTTTTGACAAAGACGGTTTAGCGTGGCATTGGTGGTCAGATTTTGGGTTTGGGTTTGCGGAATTGGGCACTGTAACGCCTCAAGCGCAACCGGGAAATCCCCCGCCCCGGTTATTTCGTTTACCCCAGGATCAAGGGATCATTAATCGCATGGGTTTTAATAATCAAGGGGTAGCGCATTTAGAACAACAATTAACCGGTAACTGGGGATCAAAAAACCGCCAAATTCCCCTTGGGATTAACTTGGGTAAGGGTAAAAATACGCCTTTAGACCAGGCATGGCGGGATTATTTATATGGGTTTCAATGCTTAAAAAACTACGGCGATTATTTTGTCATTAACGTTAGTTCCCCGAATACTCCCAATCTCAGGGATTTGCAGGTTCAGAGCTTGCTAAAACCGATTTTAGAAGCATTACAACAGGAAAATCAGGGCGCAAAACCCCTTTTGATTAAAATTAGCCCGGACTTGGAAAATGGGGCAATTATTGACCTGCTGGAATTAGTGACTACCTACGATTTAGCGGGGGTGGTTGCCACGAATACCACGATTACCCGCCCTAGCTTAAAAAGCCCTCACGCTCAGGAAACGGGGGGCTTGAGTGGTCGTCCCTTGACCCGGCGTTCCACCGAGGTGATTCATTTGATTTATCAACAAACCCACGGTCAATTGCCGATTATTGGTGTAGGAGGAATTTTCAGTACAGCGGATGCTTGGGAAAAAATTACGGCGGGGGCTTGTTTACTACAAATTTACACTGGTTGGGTCTATCAAGGACCAGGTATTGTGAAAGCAATTTTATCGGGCTTAGCAGAAAAATTGACCCTATTAAATTTTACTACCATGACCCAGGCGGTGGGTTTGGCGCATCATTCAGGTTAA